From Rhodovastum atsumiense, a single genomic window includes:
- a CDS encoding inositol monophosphatase family protein: protein MAQRLSAHMTVMQNAAQRAAKRLLRDFNEVEQLQVSVKGPGDFVSQADMRAEQILRDDLTKARPGYAFLMEESGASGSENWAWRWVIDPLDGTSNFLHGIPHWAISIALERRLPDGSTEIAAAVVYAPAVDEMFWAEKGTGAYLNDRRLRVSARREMREAVFATGIPFAITSPRNRLAFARTLGTLMPHVAGIRRFGAAALDLAWTAAGRYDGYWECGIKAWDITAGLLIVREAGGYATDPGGGDPRTSGDVVAANPHLHPALRDAVIDGITAAEARSA from the coding sequence ATGGCGCAGCGCCTGTCCGCCCATATGACCGTCATGCAGAACGCCGCGCAGCGTGCCGCGAAGCGTCTGCTGCGTGATTTCAACGAGGTCGAGCAGCTCCAGGTCAGTGTGAAAGGCCCCGGCGACTTCGTCAGCCAGGCCGACATGCGCGCCGAGCAGATCCTGCGCGACGACCTCACCAAGGCGCGCCCCGGCTATGCCTTCCTGATGGAAGAATCCGGCGCCTCCGGCAGCGAGAACTGGGCCTGGCGCTGGGTGATCGACCCGCTGGACGGCACCAGCAACTTCCTGCACGGCATCCCGCACTGGGCGATCTCGATCGCCCTGGAGCGACGCCTGCCCGACGGCAGCACTGAAATCGCCGCCGCCGTGGTCTACGCCCCCGCGGTCGACGAGATGTTCTGGGCCGAGAAAGGCACCGGGGCCTACCTGAACGACCGCCGCCTGCGCGTCTCCGCCCGCCGCGAGATGCGCGAGGCGGTGTTCGCCACCGGCATCCCCTTCGCCATCACCAGCCCCCGCAACCGCCTCGCCTTCGCCCGCACCCTCGGCACGCTGATGCCCCATGTCGCAGGCATCCGGCGCTTCGGCGCGGCGGCGCTGGATCTCGCCTGGACCGCGGCCGGCCGCTACGACGGCTACTGGGAATGCGGGATCAAGGCGTGGGACATCACCGCCGGCCTGCTGATCGTGCGCGAGGCGGGCGGCTACGCCACCGATCCCGGCGGCGGTGACCCGCGCACCAGCGGCGACGTGGTGGCGGCCAACCCGCACCTGCACCCGGCGCTGCGCGACGCCGTCATCGACGGCATCACCGCCGCCGAGGCCCGCTCGGCCTGA
- a CDS encoding glucose/quinate/shikimate family membrane-bound PQQ-dependent dehydrogenase codes for MSEWTRDEAPRKAPLVSGLVIALLGAVVTAGGGWLVALGGSWYYVLAGLGILATGGLLIAGRAEALWVYAIVVLGTVIWAVAEIGLDWWQLAPRGDVIFLIGLYLLMPWVTRGLVRSPGARAPAAWRGAGVPLGATLVIAAVVGLAAMISDEHDQTGTLPTAQAAPAPPNAAAEADGDWRAYGGSGRGDKYSPLAQITPDNVGRLQVAWTYHTGDIRGPNDPQETTYELTPIKVGDTVYICTPHDRAIALDAETGREKWTFDPKIDERKNLQHLTCRGVSYHEQTAGAPAPPNGECPRRIFLPTADARLIALDAATGRPCPGFGRNGTVSLWTGMPDPGAHQGEYYSTSPPVVTRNLVIIAGEVTDNYSTNEPSGVVRAYDVNTGALAWNFDSGNPEQTAPIGPGQSYVRNSPNSWSISSADESLGLVYIPYGNQTPDQWGGDRGANTERFASSVTALDIATGQVRWVFQTVHHDLWDMDVPAQPGLLDLDTPNGRVPALVQATKRGDLYVLDRRTGQPIIPVEERPVPQGAGKGDHTAPTQPFSALSLLSPEDATIREADMWGATMFDQLACRIRFRSLRYEGMFTPPSEQGSIVYPGNFGVIDWGGIAVDPVRQIAFANPDAMAFVDKLIPRTQNSQQQSENVQHPAGGADIAGSTEGGANPNLGAPYAVELNAFLSPIGFPCQAPPWGYVAGIDLRAGKVVYRHRNGTVRDLSPVPLPFKMGVPSLGGPILTAGGVAFLTSTLDYYVRAYDVTSGRQLWQDRLPAGGQATPMTYRADRSGRQLVVVVAGGHGSLGTKAGDAVIAYGLP; via the coding sequence ATGTCGGAATGGACAAGGGACGAAGCACCGCGGAAAGCGCCGCTGGTTTCCGGACTCGTCATCGCCCTGCTGGGAGCGGTCGTGACCGCCGGAGGCGGCTGGCTCGTGGCCCTTGGCGGATCCTGGTACTACGTGCTGGCCGGGCTGGGCATCCTCGCGACCGGTGGCCTGCTGATCGCCGGCCGGGCGGAGGCGCTCTGGGTCTACGCGATCGTGGTGCTCGGCACTGTCATCTGGGCGGTGGCGGAGATCGGGCTCGACTGGTGGCAACTGGCGCCACGGGGCGATGTCATCTTCCTCATCGGCCTCTATCTGCTGATGCCGTGGGTCACGCGAGGCCTTGTCCGGTCCCCCGGCGCGCGTGCGCCGGCTGCCTGGCGGGGCGCCGGAGTACCGCTCGGCGCCACCCTGGTGATCGCCGCCGTGGTGGGGCTCGCCGCCATGATCTCCGACGAGCACGACCAGACCGGCACGCTGCCCACCGCCCAGGCGGCCCCCGCCCCACCGAATGCCGCCGCCGAGGCGGACGGCGACTGGCGTGCCTATGGCGGCTCCGGCCGTGGCGACAAGTATTCGCCCCTGGCCCAGATCACGCCCGACAATGTCGGCCGGCTGCAGGTCGCCTGGACCTACCACACCGGCGACATCCGCGGCCCCAACGACCCGCAGGAAACCACCTACGAGCTGACGCCCATCAAGGTCGGCGACACGGTCTATATCTGCACGCCGCATGACCGGGCGATCGCCCTCGACGCGGAGACCGGCCGCGAGAAGTGGACCTTCGATCCGAAGATCGACGAGCGGAAAAACCTGCAGCATCTGACATGTAGGGGCGTTTCCTACCATGAACAGACAGCCGGTGCGCCCGCGCCCCCCAACGGCGAGTGCCCGCGCCGCATCTTCCTGCCCACTGCGGACGCCCGCCTGATCGCGCTCGATGCGGCGACCGGCCGGCCCTGCCCGGGCTTTGGCCGGAACGGCACCGTCAGTCTCTGGACCGGCATGCCGGACCCGGGGGCGCATCAGGGCGAGTACTATTCGACCTCGCCCCCGGTGGTCACCCGCAACCTCGTCATCATTGCCGGCGAGGTCACCGACAATTATTCCACCAACGAGCCTTCAGGCGTGGTGCGCGCCTATGACGTCAACACCGGCGCACTGGCCTGGAACTTCGACAGCGGCAACCCGGAACAGACGGCGCCGATCGGGCCGGGCCAGAGCTATGTCCGCAACTCACCCAATAGCTGGAGCATCTCCAGCGCCGACGAGTCGCTCGGCCTGGTCTACATCCCGTACGGCAACCAGACCCCCGACCAATGGGGCGGCGACCGTGGCGCCAACACGGAACGCTTCGCCAGCTCGGTCACCGCGCTCGACATCGCCACCGGGCAGGTACGCTGGGTGTTCCAGACCGTCCATCACGACCTGTGGGACATGGACGTGCCGGCGCAGCCAGGCCTGCTGGACCTGGACACGCCGAACGGCCGGGTGCCGGCACTGGTGCAGGCGACCAAGCGGGGCGATCTCTATGTGCTCGACCGGCGCACCGGCCAGCCAATCATCCCCGTCGAGGAACGCCCGGTCCCGCAGGGCGCGGGCAAGGGCGACCACACCGCGCCGACCCAGCCTTTCTCGGCCCTGAGCCTGCTCTCGCCCGAGGACGCGACGATCCGGGAAGCCGACATGTGGGGGGCGACGATGTTCGACCAGCTCGCCTGCCGCATCCGGTTCCGGTCGCTGCGCTACGAGGGCATGTTCACGCCGCCCTCGGAGCAGGGATCGATCGTCTATCCCGGCAATTTCGGCGTGATCGACTGGGGCGGCATCGCCGTCGATCCGGTGCGCCAGATCGCCTTCGCCAATCCGGACGCGATGGCTTTCGTCGACAAGCTGATACCACGTACGCAGAACAGTCAACAACAATCTGAAAATGTACAACATCCTGCCGGCGGCGCCGACATCGCCGGCTCGACCGAAGGCGGCGCCAACCCCAATCTCGGGGCGCCCTATGCGGTGGAGCTGAATGCCTTCCTCTCGCCGATCGGCTTCCCCTGCCAGGCGCCGCCCTGGGGCTACGTTGCCGGCATCGACCTGCGGGCGGGCAAGGTCGTCTACCGGCACCGGAACGGCACGGTCCGTGACCTCTCGCCGGTGCCGCTGCCATTCAAAATGGGCGTGCCGAGCCTTGGGGGACCGATCCTGACCGCCGGCGGAGTGGCCTTCCTGACATCCACGCTCGACTATTATGTGCGGGCCTATGACGTGACCAGCGGCCGCCAGCTCTGGCAGGACCGGCTGCCGGCCGGGGGGCAGGCCACGCCCATGACCTATCGCGCCGACAGGAGCGGCCGCCAGTTGGTGGTGGTGGTCGCCGGCGGCCATGGCTCGCTTGGTACCAAGGCGGGGGACGCGGTCATCGCCTACGGCCTGCCCTGA
- the efp gene encoding elongation factor P, giving the protein MKQQANLIRAGQVIEHDGRRWTVLKQQIITPGKGGAFIQVEMRDLKTGNKTNERWRTADTVERLMTEDKEYTYSYTEGSNLVLMDPETFEPTHVPVELLGDVAPFLQDNMTITVDLVEGEPVALHLPQSVVLEVVEADPVVKGQTASSSYKPAKLSNGVKTMVPPFIEAGEKIVVRIEDASYMERFKG; this is encoded by the coding sequence ATGAAGCAGCAGGCGAACCTGATCCGCGCCGGCCAGGTGATCGAGCACGACGGCCGCCGCTGGACCGTGCTCAAGCAGCAGATCATCACCCCCGGCAAGGGCGGCGCATTCATCCAGGTGGAGATGCGCGACCTCAAGACCGGGAACAAGACCAACGAGCGCTGGCGTACCGCCGACACCGTCGAGCGGCTGATGACCGAGGACAAGGAGTACACCTACTCCTACACCGAGGGCAGCAACCTGGTGCTGATGGACCCCGAGACCTTCGAACCCACCCACGTCCCGGTCGAACTGCTCGGCGACGTCGCCCCCTTCCTGCAGGACAACATGACCATCACGGTCGACCTGGTGGAAGGCGAGCCGGTGGCGCTGCACCTGCCGCAGAGCGTGGTGCTGGAAGTGGTCGAGGCCGACCCGGTGGTGAAGGGCCAGACTGCCTCTTCGTCCTACAAGCCCGCCAAGTTGTCCAACGGCGTCAAGACCATGGTCCCGCCGTTCATTGAAGCCGGCGAGAAGATCGTCGTCCGTATCGAGGACGCGAGCTACATGGAGCGGTTCAAAGGCTGA
- a CDS encoding flagellar motor protein MotA, with translation MTRPTKYLFRMLVFLVAVLVIAGLLSGPLLVAFEANPLLNSLILLVLLLGITWNIRQVTRLSPEVTWLETFQQSRPRLATLPPPRLLAPMASMLAARAVKGQDASGQPRLDHFTISSQAMRSLLDSIGSRLDESRELSRYMTGLLIFLGLLGTFWGLLLTVSSVGDVITGMSVGSGDINALFEQLKSGLARPLKGMGTAFSSSMLGLAGALVLGFLDLTAGQAQNRFFNELEDWLAGITRISSGVLGQEGEGSIPVYVQALLEQTAENMENLQTILARGEDGRREANQAVLALTERIATLSDTMRTNQQLMLRIAESQQSLGPALQRLGERRDSGNDDIIRAHLRNIELYMQRLLTESEQGRAQTTAELRNDIRILTRTIAALAEEQPR, from the coding sequence ATGACCCGCCCGACCAAATACCTGTTCCGGATGCTGGTCTTCCTGGTGGCGGTACTGGTGATCGCCGGCCTGCTGTCGGGCCCGCTGCTGGTCGCCTTCGAGGCGAACCCGCTGCTCAACAGCCTGATCCTGCTGGTGCTGCTGCTGGGCATCACCTGGAACATCCGCCAGGTCACCCGCCTCTCCCCTGAAGTCACCTGGCTGGAAACCTTCCAGCAATCCCGTCCCCGCCTCGCCACCCTGCCGCCACCGCGGCTGCTGGCCCCGATGGCCAGCATGCTCGCCGCCCGCGCGGTGAAGGGACAGGACGCCAGCGGCCAGCCCCGCCTGGACCACTTCACCATCTCCTCGCAGGCGATGCGCTCGCTGCTCGATTCGATCGGCAGCCGACTCGACGAATCGCGCGAGCTGTCGCGCTACATGACCGGGCTGCTGATCTTCCTCGGCCTGCTCGGGACCTTCTGGGGCCTGCTGCTGACCGTCTCCTCGGTCGGTGATGTCATCACCGGCATGTCGGTCGGCTCGGGCGACATCAATGCCCTGTTCGAACAGCTCAAATCCGGCCTGGCCCGGCCGCTCAAGGGCATGGGCACGGCCTTTTCCTCCTCCATGCTCGGCCTCGCCGGCGCCCTGGTGCTCGGCTTCCTCGACCTGACCGCCGGCCAGGCACAGAACCGCTTCTTCAACGAGCTGGAGGACTGGCTCGCCGGCATCACCCGCATTTCCTCGGGCGTGCTCGGCCAGGAAGGCGAAGGCTCGATCCCGGTCTACGTGCAGGCGTTGCTCGAACAGACCGCCGAGAACATGGAGAACCTGCAAACCATCCTCGCCCGCGGCGAGGACGGACGGCGGGAAGCCAATCAGGCGGTGCTGGCGCTCACCGAACGCATCGCCACGCTCTCGGATACCATGCGCACCAACCAGCAGCTCATGCTGCGCATCGCCGAAAGCCAGCAATCGCTTGGGCCGGCCCTGCAACGACTGGGCGAGCGGCGCGACAGCGGCAACGACGACATCATCCGCGCCCATCTGCGCAATATCGAACTCTACATGCAGCGGCTGCTGACCGAATCCGAACAGGGACGGGCCCAGACCACCGCGGAATTGCGCAACGATATCCGCATCCTCACCCGCACCATCGCCGCCCTCGCCGAGGAACAGCCCCGGTGA
- a CDS encoding OmpA family protein, translated as MQKIILSLAMAGLGAVVLVAPRAHAQATMDQRALEQLQKPGTGSEAPKQAAPARPAHPAQPPVKHSATPPPPHPPAPPQVRVPLAAPPPPVLPPALAVPTRPPAPPAPVQVSADAPGAAAPLPEGLRITFGSGSADLNPATDSALRKLAGTAPATASFSVAAFAPGTPEDPSTPRRTALSRALAVRSVLIAEGIASPRIYVKAIGANAPIAEGPADRVDVTVSTATPQAKSP; from the coding sequence ATGCAGAAGATAATCCTTTCCCTGGCCATGGCCGGACTCGGCGCGGTGGTGCTGGTGGCGCCACGCGCGCATGCGCAGGCGACCATGGATCAGCGGGCGCTCGAGCAGTTGCAGAAGCCCGGTACGGGCAGCGAAGCGCCGAAGCAGGCCGCACCGGCCCGCCCCGCCCATCCTGCCCAGCCCCCGGTGAAGCACAGCGCGACGCCGCCGCCGCCGCATCCGCCGGCCCCGCCGCAGGTGCGCGTCCCGCTCGCCGCGCCACCGCCGCCGGTGCTGCCGCCGGCCCTCGCAGTGCCCACCCGCCCGCCGGCGCCACCCGCCCCGGTGCAGGTCTCGGCCGACGCCCCCGGCGCCGCCGCGCCGCTGCCGGAAGGCCTGCGCATCACCTTCGGCAGCGGCAGCGCCGACCTCAACCCCGCCACCGACAGCGCCCTACGCAAGCTGGCCGGCACCGCGCCGGCAACGGCCAGCTTCAGCGTGGCCGCCTTCGCGCCGGGCACGCCGGAAGACCCTTCCACCCCGCGGCGCACCGCCCTCTCGCGCGCGCTGGCCGTCCGCTCGGTGCTGATCGCCGAAGGCATCGCCTCGCCGCGGATCTACGTGAAGGCGATCGGCGCCAATGCCCCGATCGCCGAAGGCCCGGCGGACCGCGTCGACGTGACGGTCAGCACCGCCACCCCGCAGGCAAAGTCACCCTGA
- a CDS encoding ligase-associated DNA damage response exonuclease, protein MPHPSTWLKPTPQGLCCEPGGFFIDPVRPVERAVITHAHSDHARSGHRAVLASPVTIALMRARLGERAAASWQDLRWGESLRIGEVELSLQPAGHVLGSAQVVLAWRGSRVVVGGDYKRAPDPTCDAFVPIPCDVFVTEATFALPVFRHPPAAAEIGRLLASVALFPGRTHLVGCYSLGKCQRMIALLRQAGWDAPIYLHGALAPLCGVYEALGVRLGALRPAATAPALAGAIVLAPPAAAAEAWAQRLAEPVLCMASGWMRLRRRAQQSGAELPLVISDHADWDELNATVDEVGAPEVWVTHGREEALIHALGQRGVRGRALRLLGYDGEDEAGPKDGDARPGADG, encoded by the coding sequence ATGCCGCACCCTTCTACCTGGTTGAAACCCACGCCGCAGGGGCTGTGCTGCGAGCCGGGAGGGTTCTTCATCGATCCCGTTCGGCCGGTGGAACGGGCGGTCATCACCCATGCGCATTCCGACCATGCGCGGTCCGGCCATCGCGCGGTGTTGGCCAGTCCGGTGACGATTGCGCTGATGCGCGCGCGCCTGGGCGAGCGCGCCGCCGCGTCCTGGCAGGACTTGCGCTGGGGGGAATCGCTGCGGATCGGCGAGGTGGAGCTGTCCCTGCAGCCGGCGGGCCATGTGCTGGGCAGCGCGCAGGTGGTGCTGGCCTGGCGCGGTAGCCGCGTCGTGGTCGGCGGCGACTACAAGCGGGCGCCGGATCCCACCTGTGACGCCTTCGTTCCGATCCCCTGCGACGTCTTCGTCACCGAGGCGACCTTCGCACTGCCGGTATTCCGCCATCCGCCGGCGGCGGCCGAGATCGGACGGTTGCTGGCCTCGGTGGCGCTGTTTCCCGGGCGGACGCATCTCGTCGGCTGCTATTCGCTGGGCAAGTGCCAGCGAATGATCGCGCTGCTGCGGCAAGCCGGTTGGGATGCGCCGATTTACCTGCATGGCGCCCTGGCGCCGCTTTGCGGGGTGTACGAGGCCCTGGGCGTGAGGCTGGGCGCATTGCGCCCCGCCGCCACCGCGCCGGCGCTGGCAGGGGCGATCGTGCTGGCACCCCCGGCGGCGGCGGCGGAAGCGTGGGCGCAGCGGCTGGCCGAGCCGGTGCTGTGCATGGCCTCCGGTTGGATGCGGCTGCGCCGGCGCGCGCAGCAGAGCGGGGCGGAACTGCCTCTGGTGATTTCCGACCACGCCGACTGGGACGAGCTGAACGCGACGGTGGACGAGGTGGGAGCGCCCGAGGTGTGGGTGACGCATGGGCGGGAGGAAGCGCTGATCCATGCCCTCGGGCAACGCGGCGTGCGCGGTCGGGCGCTGCGGCTGCTGGGATATGACGGGGAGGACGAAGCCGGGCCAAAGGACGGGGATGCGCGCCCCGGTGCGGACGGATGA
- a CDS encoding peptidoglycan -binding protein, with product MALRRRGANGDGLNAWPGYVDALSTLLMVIIFVLLVFVLAQAFLSVALSGRDQALDRLNRQVAELSDMLSLERGRTSELQLSLAQVNNDLASVASARDALAQQVAALRRDQDQLAADRDALRTDRDRLSAKLADAALQSQTAQARIEDLTGQLAEAAKRADTQSLDVSGQLGEARRQLTARTAELADAKRQLQAAQAQLEEMQRQMAELDRTVKADKATIEAKLSDLAKLTEQIRTLTALRDDLEKQAAAAAARATTEAQQRAAVAAQLDEEKKLGDSAKARIALLSRQVDELRAQLASIQKALDASESAGKEKDARITDLGNRLNTALARKVEELQRYRSDFFGRLRAVLANRPGIQVVGDRFVFQSEVLFPVASADLTPAGVEQISKLADTLKQISAEIPADVNWVLRVDGHADRQKIENSRWGSNWELSAGRAITVVKLLIADGIPPTRLAATAFGENQPLDPANTPDAYAKNRRIEIRLTDR from the coding sequence ATGGCGCTGCGGCGACGGGGAGCCAATGGCGACGGGTTGAATGCATGGCCGGGCTACGTGGATGCGCTGTCCACGTTGCTCATGGTCATCATCTTCGTGCTGCTGGTGTTCGTGCTGGCGCAGGCGTTTCTCTCGGTCGCCTTGTCCGGCCGTGACCAGGCGCTCGACCGGTTGAACCGGCAGGTGGCCGAGTTGTCCGACATGCTCTCGCTCGAACGGGGGCGGACCAGCGAGTTGCAGCTTTCGCTGGCGCAGGTGAACAATGATCTGGCCAGTGTCGCCTCGGCGCGGGATGCGCTGGCGCAGCAGGTGGCGGCGCTGCGTCGTGACCAGGACCAGTTGGCGGCCGATCGCGACGCGCTGCGGACCGACCGCGATCGTCTGTCGGCCAAACTGGCCGATGCGGCCTTGCAGAGCCAGACGGCGCAGGCACGGATCGAGGACCTGACCGGGCAGCTCGCCGAAGCGGCGAAACGGGCCGACACCCAGAGCCTCGACGTGTCGGGACAGTTGGGCGAGGCGCGGCGCCAGTTGACAGCCCGCACCGCGGAACTGGCCGACGCGAAGCGCCAACTGCAGGCGGCGCAGGCGCAACTGGAAGAAATGCAGCGCCAGATGGCCGAGCTCGATCGCACCGTGAAGGCCGACAAGGCCACGATCGAGGCGAAGCTCTCCGATCTCGCCAAACTGACCGAGCAGATCCGGACGCTGACAGCGTTGCGCGATGACCTGGAGAAGCAGGCCGCCGCGGCGGCGGCCCGGGCCACCACGGAAGCGCAACAGCGTGCCGCCGTTGCCGCCCAGCTCGACGAGGAGAAGAAGCTCGGCGATTCCGCCAAGGCCAGGATCGCGCTGCTGAGCCGGCAGGTGGACGAGCTGCGGGCCCAGTTGGCGAGCATCCAGAAGGCACTCGATGCCTCCGAGAGCGCCGGCAAGGAGAAGGACGCCCGCATCACCGATCTCGGCAACCGGCTGAACACCGCGCTCGCGCGCAAGGTCGAGGAGCTGCAGCGCTATCGCAGCGACTTCTTCGGCCGGTTGCGGGCGGTGCTGGCGAACCGGCCGGGCATCCAGGTGGTCGGCGACCGCTTCGTCTTCCAGAGCGAGGTGCTGTTCCCGGTGGCCAGCGCCGACCTGACCCCGGCCGGGGTGGAGCAGATCAGCAAGCTGGCCGATACGCTCAAGCAGATCAGCGCCGAGATCCCCGCCGACGTGAACTGGGTGCTGCGCGTGGACGGCCACGCCGACCGGCAGAAGATCGAGAACAGCCGGTGGGGCAGCAACTGGGAGCTCTCGGCCGGACGCGCCATCACGGTGGTCAAGCTGCTGATCGCCGATGGCATCCCGCCGACCCGGCTGGCCGCCACCGCCTTCGGCGAGAATCAGCCGCTCGACCCGGCCAACACGCCGGACGCCTACGCGAAGAACCGCCGCATCGAGATCCGGCTGACAGACCGCTAG
- a CDS encoding cisplatin damage response ATP-dependent DNA ligase: MTPFADLLERLAFTPGQDARIALLRRYFATTPDPDRGFGLAVLGGAPGFTAARPALLRALATARTDPELFAWSHEHVGDLAETVALMWPATAPAGAAAPALAEVVTTLQAASRADLPGIVAGWLDAISDASVRFALLRLVTGGLRTGIPARLARIAVAELAEGRITSDAIDEVWHSLTPPYGTLFAWVEGRGPRPDPGEAPTFHPPMQAPPLHAPDLAGLDPAALRAEWKWDGLRVQLAATPGGRRLFSADAEDISAAFPDILAAMEFQAVLEGELLAVRDGAVAPFAELRPRLNRRTVTARIMRDMPVAVRLYDILFEDGEDLRPLPFDARRARLEKWHGRTRPARMDLSPMIPFTGLAELATLHGGTRDAAIAGLMLRRGDAPYLPGPQPGLCWTWQRDPLTRLAVLMYAQRGQARPGSGYSDCTFGLWRPAATEGEDLVPVGKAEFAGCEQDLAWLDRWIRAHTIARFGPVREVEKALVLEIAFDAAQLSSRHRSGVTLRSPRIVRLRTDTPAALADRLAGLMRLVENHPVADALMA; encoded by the coding sequence ATGACGCCTTTCGCCGACCTGCTGGAACGGCTGGCTTTCACACCGGGCCAGGACGCCAGGATCGCCTTGCTGCGCCGCTATTTCGCCACCACGCCGGACCCGGACCGCGGCTTCGGCCTGGCGGTTCTCGGCGGCGCGCCCGGCTTCACCGCGGCCAGGCCGGCGCTGCTCCGCGCCCTGGCCACCGCCCGCACCGATCCGGAACTGTTCGCCTGGTCCCATGAGCATGTCGGCGACCTGGCCGAAACCGTGGCGCTGATGTGGCCCGCCACCGCGCCCGCCGGCGCCGCCGCGCCGGCACTGGCGGAGGTGGTCACCACGCTGCAGGCCGCCTCCAGGGCCGACCTGCCCGGCATCGTCGCCGGCTGGCTCGACGCCATATCCGATGCCTCGGTCCGCTTTGCGCTGCTCAGGCTGGTCACCGGCGGCCTGCGCACCGGCATCCCGGCGCGGCTCGCCAGGATCGCAGTGGCGGAGCTGGCCGAGGGGCGCATCACCAGCGACGCGATCGACGAGGTCTGGCACAGCCTGACGCCCCCCTACGGGACGCTGTTCGCCTGGGTGGAAGGACGCGGTCCCCGGCCGGATCCGGGCGAGGCGCCGACCTTCCATCCGCCGATGCAGGCCCCGCCGCTGCACGCGCCGGATCTCGCGGGGCTCGATCCGGCCGCCTTGCGGGCGGAGTGGAAATGGGACGGGCTGCGCGTGCAATTGGCGGCGACGCCGGGCGGGCGGCGGCTGTTCTCCGCCGATGCCGAAGACATCTCCGCCGCCTTTCCGGACATCCTGGCGGCGATGGAGTTCCAGGCCGTGCTGGAGGGCGAATTGCTGGCCGTGCGCGACGGCGCGGTGGCCCCCTTCGCCGAGCTGCGGCCACGGCTCAACCGCAGGACGGTCACCGCCCGGATAATGCGGGATATGCCGGTAGCGGTACGACTGTACGACATCCTGTTCGAGGACGGGGAGGATCTCCGCCCCCTGCCCTTCGATGCACGCCGCGCGCGGCTGGAAAAATGGCATGGTCGCACGCGGCCAGCGCGCATGGATCTCTCCCCGATGATCCCGTTCACGGGCCTCGCGGAGCTGGCGACGCTGCACGGCGGCACGCGCGACGCGGCGATTGCCGGGCTCATGCTCCGGCGTGGGGACGCGCCCTATCTGCCGGGTCCGCAGCCGGGGCTGTGCTGGACCTGGCAGCGCGACCCGCTGACGCGACTGGCGGTGCTGATGTATGCGCAGCGGGGTCAGGCCAGGCCCGGCAGCGGATATTCCGACTGCACCTTCGGGCTGTGGCGGCCCGCCGCAACGGAGGGCGAGGACCTGGTGCCGGTCGGCAAGGCGGAATTCGCCGGCTGCGAACAGGATCTGGCATGGCTCGACCGCTGGATCCGTGCTCACACGATCGCGCGCTTCGGCCCGGTCCGCGAGGTCGAGAAGGCGCTGGTGCTGGAAATCGCCTTCGATGCGGCCCAGCTTTCCTCCCGCCACCGTTCCGGTGTCACGCTGCGGTCCCCGCGCATTGTGCGGCTGCGCACTGACACGCCGGCTGCCCTGGCCGATCGTCTGGCCGGTCTGATGCGCCTCGTCGAGAACCATCCGGTTGCCGATGCGCTCATGGCATGA
- the bla gene encoding class A beta-lactamase, with protein sequence MAGLTRRRVAVGGTWLLAGAGLPACGTARAQAAAPEARLAALEREHGGRLGVAVLDVATGHRIAYRAEERFPLCSTFKVLAAALVLARVDRGKERLDRRVVFSREDIRPWSPVTEKHPGAPGMTLAELCEAAVTLSDNTAGNLLLGSFGGPAGLTGFARALGDDVTRLDRFETALNEGTPGDPRDTTTPAAMLGNMRRIMVGDALSESSRTQLAGWLLGSRTGGRRLRAGFPPDWRVGDKTGGNGTGVANDIAIAWPPGGGALLVAAYYAESPGPEERRNAVLAEVGRIAVPQGRP encoded by the coding sequence ATGGCAGGACTGACGAGACGCAGGGTGGCGGTTGGCGGGACATGGCTGCTGGCCGGTGCCGGTCTCCCCGCCTGCGGGACGGCGCGGGCGCAGGCGGCCGCTCCAGAAGCCCGGCTCGCCGCGCTGGAGCGGGAGCATGGCGGGCGCCTTGGCGTCGCGGTGCTCGACGTGGCGACGGGGCACCGGATCGCGTATCGCGCCGAGGAGCGCTTCCCGCTCTGCAGCACGTTCAAGGTCCTCGCCGCCGCGCTGGTGCTGGCCCGGGTGGATCGCGGGAAGGAGCGCCTGGACCGCCGCGTGGTGTTCTCGCGGGAGGACATCCGGCCCTGGTCGCCGGTGACGGAAAAGCATCCGGGGGCGCCGGGCATGACGCTCGCCGAACTCTGCGAGGCGGCGGTGACACTCAGCGACAACACCGCCGGTAACCTGTTGCTCGGCAGCTTCGGCGGGCCGGCCGGCCTGACCGGGTTCGCGCGCGCCCTGGGCGACGATGTCACCCGGCTCGACCGCTTCGAGACGGCGCTGAACGAGGGGACCCCCGGCGATCCCCGCGACACCACCACCCCGGCGGCGATGCTGGGCAACATGCGCCGGATCATGGTCGGGGATGCGCTGTCCGAATCATCGCGGACGCAACTGGCGGGCTGGCTGCTCGGCAGCAGGACCGGGGGGCGCCGGCTGCGGGCCGGGTTCCCGCCGGACTGGCGGGTCGGCGACAAGACCGGGGGCAATGGCACCGGCGTGGCCAATGACATTGCCATCGCCTGGCCGCCGGGCGGTGGCGCCCTGCTGGTGGCTGCCTATTACGCCGAATCACCGGGCCCGGAGGAGCGGCGCAACGCGGTCCTCGCCGAGGTCGGGCGGATCGCCGTCCCTCAGGGCAGGCCGTAG